A single genomic interval of Spirosoma taeanense harbors:
- a CDS encoding ion channel, which produces MSPITSTSPKNLRGADSQLVHQEEQRQDLGFGTKLSEAYSRLINKDGSFNIKRVNEAFWDRLNVYNRLIMMRWASFLSWVILAYLVANLVFAGIYMLAGADNLKSSNDQAFNGDFWKAFFFSAQTLTTVGYGHIAPNSFLTSSIAAFESMLGLLAFALATGLLYGRFSRPTAHIRFSAKAVFAPYLDVNGWMFRVINARANQLIDVEVEVSLSRLETRPDGTKYRRYNSLNLERHKVAFFPTNWTLVHPITTESPLHGCTPEDLANSDAEFLILLRATDDTFSQTVHTRYSYRYDEVLWGRKFRAMFDGSQHGMVTLDLNKLDETDEVPLN; this is translated from the coding sequence ATGTCTCCAATTACATCAACGTCTCCAAAAAACTTGCGAGGGGCTGATAGCCAGCTGGTTCATCAGGAAGAGCAGCGTCAGGATCTTGGCTTCGGTACTAAGCTCAGTGAAGCGTACTCACGGCTGATTAACAAAGACGGGAGTTTTAATATAAAGCGGGTAAACGAGGCATTCTGGGACCGGCTTAATGTATACAATCGGTTGATTATGATGAGATGGGCCAGTTTTTTGAGCTGGGTTATTCTCGCTTATCTGGTGGCCAATCTAGTATTTGCCGGTATTTATATGCTGGCGGGGGCCGACAACCTGAAAAGCTCAAACGATCAGGCGTTTAATGGTGATTTCTGGAAGGCGTTCTTTTTTAGCGCGCAGACACTTACAACAGTGGGCTATGGACACATTGCTCCCAACAGTTTCCTGACCAGCTCAATTGCCGCCTTCGAATCCATGCTGGGGTTACTAGCCTTTGCCCTGGCAACCGGTTTACTGTACGGCCGGTTTTCGAGGCCAACTGCGCATATCCGTTTTTCGGCAAAAGCGGTTTTCGCACCGTATCTGGACGTAAATGGGTGGATGTTTCGGGTTATCAATGCGCGGGCCAACCAACTGATCGATGTCGAGGTCGAGGTATCTCTCTCGCGTCTCGAAACCAGGCCTGATGGTACGAAGTATCGACGGTATAACAGCCTGAATCTCGAACGACATAAGGTAGCGTTCTTTCCGACCAACTGGACGCTGGTTCATCCCATTACGACCGAAAGCCCGCTGCACGGCTGCACACCCGAAGACCTGGCTAATTCCGACGCAGAATTCCTAATTTTGCTGCGGGCAACGGACGATACGTTCTCGCAGACGGTCCACACCCGATACTCGTACCGCTACGATGAGGTGCTCTGGGGACGAAAATTCCGGGCGATGTTCGACGGGAGTCAGCATGGGATGGTGACGCTCGACCTGAACAAACTCGACGAAACCGACGAAGTCCCGCTTAATTGA